A single Agromyces sp. CF514 DNA region contains:
- a CDS encoding non-heme iron oxygenase ferredoxin subunit → MTSVRVCSVADLAENEASRFVLEGVPIAVVKDSAGEVFAIGDTCTHGDISLAEGFVEDDTLECWAHGSKFSLKTGKPLTLPAYEPVPVYQVQITDGDVHIDPAVTLTV, encoded by the coding sequence GTGACCTCCGTTCGTGTCTGCTCGGTCGCCGACCTCGCCGAGAACGAGGCATCCCGCTTCGTGCTCGAAGGCGTTCCGATCGCCGTCGTCAAGGACTCCGCGGGTGAGGTGTTCGCCATCGGCGACACCTGCACCCACGGCGACATCTCGCTCGCCGAGGGGTTCGTCGAAGACGACACGCTCGAGTGCTGGGCGCACGGGTCGAAGTTCTCGCTGAAGACCGGCAAGCCGCTCACGCTCCCCGCCTACGAACCCGTGCCCGTCTACCAGGTGCAGATCACCGACGGCGACGTGCACATCGACCCCGCGGTCACCCTGACCGTCTGA
- the sufC gene encoding Fe-S cluster assembly ATPase SufC, protein MSVLEIKNLHVNVETDQGTREILRGVDLVINEGEIHAIMGPNGSGKSTLAYTIAGHPKYTVVGGEILLDGENVLEMTVDERARVGLFLAMQYPVEIPGVTVTNFLRTAKTAIDGEAPSVRTWVKDVRESMKNLKMDSAFAERNVNEGFSGGEKKRNEILQLELLKPKFAVLDETDSGLDVDALKIVSEGVNRAKASTGLGILLITHYTRILRYIKPDFVHVFVAGRIAEQGGPELADRLEEEGYDRYQVAESAAE, encoded by the coding sequence ATGTCCGTGCTCGAGATCAAGAACCTGCACGTCAACGTCGAGACCGACCAGGGCACCCGCGAGATCCTCCGCGGCGTCGACCTGGTCATCAACGAGGGCGAGATCCACGCCATCATGGGCCCCAACGGCTCCGGCAAGTCGACCCTCGCGTACACGATCGCCGGTCACCCCAAGTACACCGTCGTCGGCGGCGAGATCCTCCTCGACGGCGAGAACGTGCTCGAGATGACCGTCGACGAGCGTGCGCGCGTCGGCCTGTTCCTCGCCATGCAGTACCCCGTCGAGATCCCCGGCGTCACCGTGACGAACTTCCTCCGCACCGCGAAGACCGCGATCGACGGCGAGGCCCCCTCGGTCCGCACGTGGGTCAAGGACGTGCGCGAGTCGATGAAGAACCTCAAGATGGACAGCGCGTTCGCCGAGCGCAACGTCAACGAGGGCTTCTCGGGCGGCGAGAAGAAGCGCAACGAGATCCTCCAGCTCGAGCTGCTCAAGCCGAAGTTCGCCGTGCTCGACGAGACCGACTCCGGCCTCGACGTCGACGCGCTGAAGATCGTCTCCGAGGGCGTCAACCGCGCGAAGGCCAGCACCGGGCTCGGCATCCTGCTGATCACGCACTACACGCGCATCCTCCGCTACATCAAGCCCGACTTCGTGCACGTGTTCGTCGCCGGCCGCATCGCGGAGCAGGGCGGCCCCGAGCTCGCCGACCGCCTCGAAGAGGAAGGCTACGACCGCTACCAGGTCGCCGAGTCGGCGGCCGAGTAA
- a CDS encoding metal-sulfur cluster assembly factor — protein sequence MATSLAPERYDEVEEALKDVVDPELGVNVVDLGLIYDLGWDDENNALIIHMTLTSAGCPLTDVLEEQTAEALDGVVEAFRINWVWMPPWGPERITDDGRDMMRALGFAI from the coding sequence ATGGCCACCTCACTCGCACCTGAGCGATACGACGAGGTCGAAGAGGCGCTGAAAGACGTCGTCGACCCCGAACTCGGCGTCAACGTCGTCGACCTCGGGCTCATCTACGACCTCGGCTGGGATGACGAGAACAACGCGCTCATCATCCACATGACGCTCACGAGCGCCGGCTGCCCGCTGACCGACGTGCTCGAGGAGCAGACCGCCGAAGCGCTCGACGGGGTCGTCGAGGCGTTCCGCATCAACTGGGTGTGGATGCCGCCGTGGGGCCCCGAGCGCATCACCGACGACGGGCGCGACATGATGCGCGCGCTCGGCTTCGCCATCTGA
- a CDS encoding M3 family metallopeptidase: MADATNPLLEPSPLPYRLPLFGLIRPEHFAEAIEAGMSAQRAAVDAIVADADAATFANTMLPLERSGLALDRVLAVFENASSADTNDELEALDARFAPLLAAHSDTIRLDQRLFARVQSLFDRLDELDLAPDERYLVERTHHDAVLAGAALDHASRARLAAINERLSVLTTAFQQHLLADTNDLALRLTDAAAVTGLDAGARSAAREAAASRDLDGWLLTLVLPTGQPALASLEDPTTRDALLAASRARGIRGGAHDTRAVLLEIVSLRAERAALLGFDSHAAAVTAGQTAGTPEAVAALLSELTGPAMRNVERERRQLASQASAAGARGLAASDWAFRAERVAAAEDALDPAEVRRHLEFERVLVDGVFHAAHLLYGLTFTARPDLIGFHPDTRVYEVFEHDGEPVGLYLLDLYTRDSKRGGAWMSSLVEQSDLTGDLPVVVNNLNIPKPAADEPTLLTFDEAGTLFHEFGHALHGLLARVRYPSQAGTRVFRDFVELPSQVNELWLIRPEILANFAVHHETGERMPQQMLDRLRSTAGIESGFSTAEYLAAAVLDQAWHRVTAGAAPDPGDLEAVAAFEEAALEAAGLAHPLVPPRYASTYFAHVFAGGYDAGYYSYIWSEVPGADIMAWFEEQGGATRANGDRFRSEILAPGGSRDPRDSIRALLGREASIEPLLARRGLA, encoded by the coding sequence ATGGCCGACGCGACGAACCCCCTCCTCGAACCCAGTCCCCTGCCCTACCGGCTGCCGCTGTTCGGCCTCATCCGCCCCGAGCACTTCGCCGAGGCGATCGAGGCCGGCATGTCCGCCCAGCGCGCGGCCGTCGACGCGATCGTGGCCGATGCCGATGCCGCGACGTTCGCCAACACCATGCTGCCGTTGGAACGATCCGGACTCGCGTTGGATCGCGTGCTGGCGGTGTTCGAGAATGCGAGCTCGGCCGACACGAACGACGAGCTCGAGGCCCTCGACGCGCGGTTCGCTCCGCTGCTCGCGGCCCACTCCGACACCATCCGCCTCGACCAACGGCTCTTCGCACGCGTGCAGTCGCTGTTCGACCGGCTCGATGAGCTCGATCTCGCGCCGGACGAGCGATACCTCGTCGAGCGCACCCACCACGACGCCGTGCTCGCGGGCGCTGCACTCGACCATGCCAGCCGAGCCCGGCTCGCCGCGATCAACGAGCGGCTCTCCGTGCTGACCACCGCATTCCAGCAGCACCTGCTCGCCGACACGAACGACCTCGCCCTCCGGTTGACGGATGCCGCGGCCGTCACCGGACTCGACGCGGGCGCGCGCTCCGCGGCCCGTGAGGCCGCAGCGTCGCGGGACCTCGACGGATGGCTGCTCACGCTGGTGCTGCCGACGGGGCAGCCGGCCCTCGCCTCGCTCGAGGACCCGACGACGCGCGACGCCCTGCTCGCCGCGTCCCGTGCGCGCGGGATCCGCGGCGGGGCGCACGACACCCGCGCCGTGCTCCTCGAGATCGTGAGCCTGCGGGCCGAACGCGCCGCACTGCTCGGGTTCGACTCCCACGCCGCTGCGGTGACCGCCGGGCAGACCGCGGGCACTCCGGAGGCGGTCGCCGCGCTGCTGTCCGAACTCACCGGTCCGGCCATGCGCAACGTCGAGCGCGAGCGGCGGCAGCTCGCCTCCCAGGCGTCCGCCGCGGGCGCGCGCGGGCTCGCGGCCTCCGACTGGGCGTTCCGGGCGGAGCGGGTCGCGGCCGCCGAAGACGCATTGGACCCCGCCGAGGTGCGCCGCCACCTCGAGTTCGAGCGCGTGCTCGTCGACGGCGTGTTCCACGCGGCGCACCTGCTCTACGGGCTCACGTTCACGGCGCGGCCCGACCTCATCGGCTTCCACCCCGACACGCGCGTCTACGAGGTGTTCGAGCACGACGGCGAGCCGGTCGGGCTGTACCTGCTCGACCTGTACACGCGCGACTCGAAGCGCGGCGGCGCGTGGATGAGTTCCCTCGTCGAGCAGTCCGACCTCACCGGCGACCTGCCCGTCGTCGTCAACAACCTCAACATCCCGAAGCCCGCGGCCGACGAGCCGACCCTGCTCACCTTCGACGAGGCGGGCACGCTCTTCCACGAGTTCGGGCACGCCCTGCACGGCCTGCTCGCGCGAGTGCGCTACCCGTCGCAGGCCGGCACCAGGGTCTTCCGCGACTTCGTCGAACTGCCGAGCCAGGTGAACGAACTCTGGCTCATCCGACCCGAGATCCTCGCGAACTTCGCCGTGCATCACGAGACGGGCGAACGGATGCCGCAGCAGATGCTCGATCGGCTGCGGTCCACGGCCGGCATCGAGTCCGGCTTCTCGACCGCCGAGTACCTCGCTGCGGCGGTGCTCGACCAGGCCTGGCATCGCGTCACGGCCGGAGCCGCCCCCGATCCGGGCGATCTCGAGGCCGTCGCCGCCTTCGAGGAGGCGGCCCTCGAGGCCGCAGGACTCGCACACCCGCTCGTGCCGCCGCGCTACGCGAGCACGTACTTCGCCCACGTGTTCGCCGGAGGCTACGACGCCGGCTACTACTCGTACATCTGGAGCGAGGTGCCCGGCGCCGACATCATGGCGTGGTTCGAGGAGCAGGGCGGCGCCACGCGCGCGAACGGCGACCGGTTCCGCAGCGAGATCCTCGCGCCAGGCGGCTCGCGCGATCCGCGGGACTCGATCCGGGCGCTGCTCGGGCGGGAGGCGTCGATCGAGCCGCTGCTCGCACGGCGCGGCCTGGCCTGA
- a CDS encoding methyltransferase domain-containing protein, with protein MTATTPKDPTARDAYTHGHHESVLRSHTWRTVENSAAYLLPHLREGLAVLDVGSGPGTISLDLARRVRPGQVIGVDASAEIVAQASGLAASSGVENVEFRVGDAYALEFDDASFDVVHAHQVLQHLAHPIDALKEFRRVLRPGGVLAVRDVDYGGVLTSPASDALTRWLELYHAVHAWNGGEPDAGRHLKSWVRAAGFTEVTATGSVWVFASDAEREWWGESWALRATESAFAAHAIESGHSDVGELQRISAGWREWTADSDGWMLMPHAEVIARA; from the coding sequence ATGACCGCCACCACCCCGAAGGACCCGACCGCCCGCGACGCCTATACGCACGGTCACCACGAGAGCGTGCTGCGCTCGCACACCTGGCGAACCGTCGAGAACTCGGCCGCCTACCTGCTGCCGCACCTCCGCGAGGGACTCGCGGTGCTCGACGTGGGCAGCGGACCCGGCACGATCTCGCTCGACCTCGCGCGCCGTGTTCGCCCCGGACAGGTCATCGGGGTCGACGCCTCCGCTGAGATCGTCGCCCAGGCGTCAGGCCTGGCGGCGAGCTCGGGCGTCGAGAACGTCGAGTTCCGTGTGGGCGACGCGTACGCGCTCGAGTTCGACGACGCCTCGTTCGACGTGGTGCACGCGCACCAGGTGCTGCAGCACCTCGCGCACCCGATCGATGCACTGAAGGAATTCCGTCGGGTGCTTCGCCCCGGCGGCGTGCTCGCCGTGCGCGACGTCGACTACGGCGGCGTGCTCACCTCGCCCGCGAGCGATGCGCTCACGCGTTGGCTGGAGCTCTACCATGCGGTGCATGCATGGAACGGCGGCGAGCCCGATGCGGGGCGCCACCTCAAGTCCTGGGTGCGCGCCGCAGGGTTCACCGAGGTGACCGCGACGGGATCCGTCTGGGTCTTCGCATCCGACGCCGAGCGCGAATGGTGGGGCGAGTCGTGGGCGCTGCGTGCCACCGAGTCCGCGTTCGCCGCCCACGCGATCGAATCCGGGCATTCGGATGTCGGCGAGCTCCAGCGCATCTCGGCCGGATGGCGCGAATGGACGGCCGACTCCGACGGCTGGATGCTGATGCCGCACGCCGAGGTCATCGCTCGCGCGTGA
- a CDS encoding GNAT family N-acetyltransferase, translating into MTHEIRLAAEEDFFGWLPLFEAYCRFYETELDDAKALIVWNWISDEHDPLHAALAVDEDGKPVGLAHFRVVPDSLSATKGMYLDDLYVDEEARGSGLGRALIEFVHARAAEVGTGGVSWITAADNEPAQRIYDEVATRTSWVTYEMHA; encoded by the coding sequence ATGACACACGAGATCCGACTCGCCGCCGAAGAGGACTTCTTCGGCTGGCTGCCGCTGTTCGAGGCGTACTGCCGGTTCTACGAGACCGAGCTCGACGACGCGAAGGCGCTCATCGTCTGGAACTGGATCAGCGACGAGCACGACCCGCTGCACGCCGCCCTCGCCGTCGACGAAGACGGCAAGCCGGTCGGGCTCGCGCACTTCCGGGTCGTTCCCGACAGCCTCTCGGCGACGAAGGGCATGTACCTCGACGACCTGTACGTCGACGAGGAGGCACGCGGCTCCGGCCTCGGCCGCGCGCTCATCGAGTTCGTGCACGCGCGTGCGGCAGAGGTCGGCACCGGCGGGGTCTCGTGGATCACCGCCGCCGACAACGAGCCGGCGCAGCGCATCTACGACGAGGTCGCCACCCGCACCAGCTGGGTGACCTACGAGATGCACGCCTGA
- the valS gene encoding valine--tRNA ligase, giving the protein MTDTSRIPDKPALEGLETVWADAWERDGVYTFPRSEATRETIYSIDTPPPTASGSLHIGHVFSYTHTDVMARFQRMRGKKVFYPMGWDDNGLPTERRVQNYYGVRCDPTLPYEAGFVPPFEGGDGKSTKAADQKPISRRNFIELCERLTVEDEKQFEALWRTLGLSVDWKQSYRTIADEAIFTSQLAFVRNVERGEAYQALAPTLWDVTFRTAVAQAELEDREQPGHYHRVSFHRPDGGTIEIETSRPELIAACVALVAHPDDERYQPLFGTTVTSPVFGVEVPVLAHHLAQKDKGTGIAMICTFGDVTDVVWWRELDLPNRAIIGFDGRVIAEAPAAITSEAGRAAFAEIAGKTTFSAKQAVVDLLRASGDLLGEPKAITHPVKFFEKGDRPLEIVSTRQWYISNGARDAGLKERLLEHGRGIDWHPDFMRVRYENWVGGLSGDWLVSRQRFFGVPIPVWYPLDEAGDPKFDEPIVATRELLPVDPSSAPAPGFDEAQRGAPGGFIGEHDVMDTWATSSLTPQLAGGWERDPELFDLVYPYSLRPQGQDIIRTWLFSSTLRAELEHGTAPWTNAAISGFIVDPDRKKMSKSKGNVVTPAGLLEQHGSDAVRYWAASSRLGTDASFDPQNPTQVKIGRRLAIKVLNAAKFILGFEGAADAPVTEPVDRSMLAELAEVVAKATKSLEAYDHARALELSETFFWTFCDDYLELVKERAYGEASAEQASAVAALKTALAVLLRLFAPVIPFATEEVWSWSNEGSVHHASWPGADELAARGEAGTELLVISSLALTGIRRAKTAAKASQKTPVTRAVIAAPAATVALLTAVASDLRAVGRIATLEFVEADEFEVRDIELETPEA; this is encoded by the coding sequence ATGACCGACACGTCGCGCATTCCCGACAAGCCCGCCCTCGAAGGGCTCGAGACGGTCTGGGCCGACGCGTGGGAGCGCGACGGGGTGTACACCTTCCCCCGTTCCGAGGCCACCCGCGAGACGATCTACTCGATCGACACGCCCCCGCCCACGGCATCCGGCTCGCTGCACATCGGGCACGTGTTCTCGTACACGCACACCGACGTCATGGCGCGGTTCCAGCGCATGCGCGGCAAGAAGGTCTTCTACCCGATGGGCTGGGACGACAACGGCCTGCCCACCGAGCGACGCGTGCAGAACTACTACGGCGTGCGCTGCGACCCGACGCTCCCCTACGAGGCCGGCTTCGTGCCGCCGTTCGAGGGCGGCGACGGCAAGTCGACCAAGGCCGCCGACCAGAAGCCGATCAGCCGCCGCAACTTCATCGAGCTGTGCGAGCGGCTCACCGTCGAAGACGAGAAGCAGTTCGAGGCGCTCTGGCGCACGCTCGGCCTCTCGGTCGACTGGAAGCAGAGCTATCGCACCATCGCCGACGAGGCGATCTTCACGTCTCAGCTCGCGTTCGTGCGCAACGTCGAGCGCGGCGAGGCCTACCAGGCGCTCGCGCCGACCCTGTGGGACGTCACGTTCCGCACGGCCGTGGCGCAGGCCGAGCTCGAGGACCGCGAGCAGCCCGGTCACTACCACCGGGTGTCGTTCCACCGCCCCGACGGCGGAACGATCGAGATCGAGACGAGCCGCCCCGAGCTCATCGCCGCCTGCGTGGCCCTCGTCGCGCACCCCGACGACGAGCGCTACCAGCCGCTGTTCGGCACGACCGTGACGAGCCCCGTGTTCGGCGTCGAGGTGCCCGTGCTCGCGCACCACCTCGCCCAGAAGGACAAGGGCACCGGCATCGCCATGATCTGCACCTTCGGCGACGTCACCGACGTCGTGTGGTGGCGCGAGCTCGACCTGCCGAACCGCGCGATCATCGGGTTCGACGGTCGCGTGATCGCCGAGGCGCCCGCGGCCATCACGAGCGAGGCCGGCCGCGCCGCGTTCGCCGAGATCGCCGGCAAGACGACCTTCTCGGCCAAGCAGGCCGTCGTCGACCTGCTGCGCGCATCGGGCGACCTGCTCGGCGAGCCCAAGGCCATCACGCACCCCGTCAAGTTCTTCGAGAAGGGCGACCGCCCGCTCGAGATCGTCTCCACGCGACAGTGGTACATCAGCAACGGCGCCCGCGATGCCGGCCTGAAGGAGCGCCTGCTCGAGCACGGCCGCGGCATCGACTGGCACCCCGACTTCATGCGCGTGCGCTACGAGAACTGGGTCGGCGGCCTCTCGGGCGACTGGCTCGTCTCGCGCCAGCGCTTCTTCGGCGTGCCGATCCCCGTGTGGTACCCGCTCGACGAGGCCGGCGACCCGAAGTTCGACGAGCCGATCGTCGCGACCCGCGAGCTCCTGCCCGTCGACCCGTCGTCGGCGCCCGCGCCCGGGTTCGACGAGGCCCAGCGCGGTGCACCGGGCGGCTTCATCGGCGAGCACGACGTCATGGACACCTGGGCGACCTCGTCGCTGACCCCGCAGCTCGCGGGCGGCTGGGAGCGCGACCCCGAGCTCTTCGACCTCGTCTACCCGTACTCGCTGCGCCCCCAGGGCCAGGACATCATCCGCACGTGGCTCTTCAGCTCGACGCTGCGCGCCGAACTCGAGCACGGCACGGCGCCGTGGACGAACGCCGCGATCTCGGGCTTCATCGTCGACCCCGACCGCAAGAAGATGTCCAAGTCGAAGGGCAACGTGGTGACCCCCGCCGGCCTGCTCGAGCAGCACGGGTCCGACGCGGTGCGCTACTGGGCCGCGTCCTCGCGCCTCGGCACCGACGCGTCGTTCGACCCGCAGAACCCGACGCAGGTCAAGATCGGCCGTCGTCTCGCCATCAAGGTGCTGAACGCCGCGAAGTTCATCCTCGGCTTCGAGGGCGCAGCGGATGCACCCGTGACCGAGCCCGTCGACCGCAGCATGCTCGCCGAGCTCGCCGAGGTCGTGGCCAAGGCGACGAAGTCGCTCGAGGCCTACGACCACGCGCGTGCGCTCGAACTCTCCGAGACCTTCTTCTGGACGTTCTGCGACGACTACCTCGAGCTCGTCAAGGAGCGCGCCTACGGCGAGGCCAGCGCCGAGCAGGCTTCGGCGGTGGCGGCGCTCAAGACCGCGCTCGCGGTGCTGCTGCGCCTGTTCGCGCCCGTGATCCCGTTCGCGACCGAAGAGGTCTGGAGCTGGTCGAACGAGGGCTCGGTGCACCACGCGTCGTGGCCCGGTGCCGATGAGCTCGCCGCACGCGGCGAGGCCGGCACCGAGCTGCTCGTCATCTCGAGCCTCGCGCTGACCGGCATCCGTCGTGCGAAGACCGCCGCGAAGGCGTCGCAGAAGACGCCCGTGACCCGTGCGGTGATCGCCGCACCCGCCGCGACCGTGGCTCTGCTCACGGCCGTGGCATCGGACCTGCGTGCGGTGGGGCGCATTGCAACGCTCGAGTTCGTCGAAGCCGACGAGTTCGAGGTCCGAGACATCGAACTCGAAACGCCGGAGGCATAG
- a CDS encoding ABC transporter ATP-binding protein, which yields MTPRVPVPAPEPAAPEPGVPEPGVPAAAPSVLDVRGLTVSFPGDRASGRREVVRAVDLTVEPGQCVAIVGESGSGKSVTARALLGLAGPGSLVRADHLVVAGADRRGATERDWRRTRGVGAGLVLQDALVSLDPLRTIGREIGDPLRIHRRMSHATARARAIELLELVGMPHPTLTVDRRSGELSGGMRQRALIASALALDPPLLIADEPTTALDVGVQARVLGLLDEARSRGTGVLLISHDLAVVSRIADRVIVLDQGTVVEQGPTGEILGAPRHPITRALIAAVPTEVPRGRRLVVTERPEAPGAVREHGQTDATATATAEPTTAKPTTADAVHDALGSAGGAAPALEGIGLSKSFRAGAGTTHAVQDVSFRVEAGRTLGLVGESGSGKTTLARLALGLTAPDAGEVRLAGEPWAPLPERDRTSRRSRIGAVYQDAFGSFDPRWSVRRILGDALAAARHEATDAAITALLDQVHVPADAAARHPLALSGGQRQRVAIARALAGSPEVLVCDEPVSALDATVQARVLDLLDELQREHGLALLFVSHDLGVIRHMSDTVAVMRNGRIVEHGETERVFTAPEHEITAALIRDAPRLVRGGGPASFR from the coding sequence ATGACCCCCCGCGTCCCCGTCCCCGCGCCCGAGCCCGCCGCGCCCGAGCCCGGCGTGCCCGAGCCCGGCGTGCCCGCGGCGGCCCCGTCGGTGCTCGACGTGCGGGGGCTCACCGTGTCGTTCCCGGGTGACCGCGCCAGCGGACGACGGGAGGTCGTGCGAGCCGTCGACCTCACCGTCGAGCCCGGGCAGTGCGTCGCGATCGTCGGCGAGTCCGGGTCGGGCAAGTCCGTCACTGCCAGAGCACTGCTCGGCCTCGCCGGGCCGGGGTCCCTGGTGCGGGCCGATCACCTCGTCGTCGCCGGCGCCGATCGACGCGGCGCGACCGAGCGCGACTGGCGGCGCACCCGCGGCGTAGGCGCCGGACTCGTGCTGCAGGACGCCCTCGTCTCGCTCGACCCACTGCGCACCATCGGCCGCGAGATCGGCGACCCGCTCCGCATCCATCGGCGGATGTCGCACGCCACCGCCCGTGCGCGCGCGATCGAGCTGCTCGAACTCGTGGGCATGCCGCACCCGACCCTCACGGTCGACCGGCGCTCCGGCGAGCTCTCGGGCGGCATGCGCCAGCGCGCGCTCATCGCCTCGGCGCTCGCGCTCGACCCGCCCCTGCTCATCGCCGACGAGCCCACCACCGCGCTCGACGTCGGCGTGCAGGCCCGCGTGCTCGGCCTGCTCGACGAGGCCCGCTCGCGCGGCACGGGCGTGCTGCTCATCAGCCACGACCTCGCCGTCGTCTCGCGCATCGCCGACCGCGTGATCGTGCTCGACCAGGGAACCGTGGTCGAGCAGGGGCCGACGGGCGAGATCCTCGGCGCGCCACGGCATCCGATCACGCGTGCGCTCATCGCGGCCGTGCCGACCGAGGTGCCGCGAGGGCGGCGACTGGTCGTCACGGAACGCCCCGAAGCGCCAGGCGCCGTCCGGGAGCACGGGCAGACGGATGCGACGGCGACGGCGACCGCGGAGCCGACGACCGCGAAGCCGACGACCGCAGATGCCGTGCACGACGCGCTCGGGTCCGCGGGAGGGGCTGCGCCGGCCCTCGAAGGCATCGGCCTCTCGAAGTCGTTCCGTGCAGGCGCGGGCACCACGCACGCCGTGCAGGACGTCTCGTTCCGCGTGGAGGCCGGTCGCACGCTCGGCCTCGTCGGCGAGTCGGGCTCCGGCAAGACGACGCTCGCCCGCCTCGCGCTCGGCCTCACCGCACCCGACGCCGGCGAGGTGCGGCTCGCGGGCGAGCCGTGGGCGCCCCTGCCCGAGCGCGACCGCACGTCGCGGCGATCGCGCATCGGCGCCGTCTACCAGGACGCGTTCGGCTCGTTCGATCCACGGTGGAGCGTGCGGCGCATCCTCGGCGATGCGCTGGCCGCCGCCCGGCACGAGGCGACGGACGCCGCGATCACGGCCCTGCTCGACCAGGTGCACGTTCCCGCGGACGCCGCCGCGCGGCATCCGCTCGCGCTGTCGGGAGGGCAGCGCCAGCGAGTGGCGATCGCCCGCGCCCTGGCCGGATCGCCCGAGGTGCTCGTGTGCGACGAACCCGTGTCGGCCCTCGACGCGACGGTGCAGGCGCGCGTGCTCGACCTCCTCGACGAACTCCAGCGCGAGCACGGCCTGGCGCTGCTGTTCGTCTCGCACGACCTCGGGGTGATCCGGCACATGAGCGACACGGTCGCCGTGATGCGGAACGGGCGCATCGTCGAGCACGGCGAGACCGAGCGTGTCTTCACCGCACCCGAGCACGAGATCACGGCGGCGCTCATCAGGGACGCGCCGAGGCTCGTGCGCGGCGGGGGCCCGGCCTCGTTCCGCTAG
- a CDS encoding ABC transporter permease, with translation MSDLELSNRAVSGRALPRPPRAGTVLALAFVAFLAVATIAPGLLQTADPLAIAPREAFEPPSAAHWFGTDESGRDVYSRVVEGTGTSLLIGVSATAIGLALGLLLGALAGLGGRVLDFVVGRANEVLFAFPGILLALLIIVLWGPGPVTATIAVGLSTAPGYARIIRGELVTVRSSGYVEAARVLGHGRTRILARHILPNALAPIVVLATLGIGQAVVWASALSYLGLGAQPPAPEWGAMLSAGRTYITTAWWLTVFPGLMIVLTTITTTVLGRGLAARDGARR, from the coding sequence ATGAGCGACCTCGAGCTCTCCAACCGTGCGGTCTCCGGGCGCGCGCTGCCGCGGCCGCCCCGCGCCGGGACCGTCCTCGCCCTGGCGTTCGTGGCCTTCCTGGCGGTGGCGACGATCGCCCCCGGCCTGCTGCAGACCGCCGATCCGCTCGCCATCGCACCGCGCGAGGCGTTCGAACCGCCCTCGGCCGCCCACTGGTTCGGCACCGACGAATCCGGTCGCGACGTCTACAGCCGCGTCGTCGAGGGCACGGGCACCTCGCTCCTGATCGGCGTGAGCGCGACCGCGATCGGACTCGCGCTCGGCCTGCTGCTCGGCGCACTCGCCGGGCTCGGCGGGCGCGTGCTCGACTTCGTCGTCGGGCGCGCGAACGAGGTGCTCTTCGCCTTCCCCGGCATCCTGCTCGCGTTGCTGATCATCGTGCTCTGGGGACCGGGCCCGGTCACGGCGACGATCGCCGTCGGGCTCTCGACCGCACCCGGCTATGCACGCATCATCCGCGGCGAGCTCGTGACCGTCCGCTCGTCGGGCTACGTCGAGGCCGCGCGCGTGCTCGGCCACGGCCGCACGCGGATCCTCGCACGGCACATCCTGCCGAACGCGCTCGCGCCGATCGTCGTGCTCGCGACGCTCGGCATCGGACAGGCCGTCGTCTGGGCCTCGGCGCTCAGCTACCTCGGCCTCGGGGCGCAGCCGCCCGCGCCCGAATGGGGCGCCATGCTGTCGGCCGGACGCACGTACATCACGACCGCATGGTGGCTCACGGTCTTCCCGGGCCTCATGATCGTGCTCACGACCATCACGACCACGGTGCTCGGCCGAGGGCTCGCCGCGCGCGACGGAGCCCGCCGATGA